A single Thermoflexus sp. DNA region contains:
- a CDS encoding TVP38/TMEM64 family protein, producing MIRAAVLLTLLGAGLLAFPYLWPFLTERERIESWLATHRAAGAIALVVLNAIQVVIAPLPGALLGWISGYWFGPWWGSLLTWLGVSLGNGVAMVLARVLGRPLLIAFLPRERLARMERLIQRYGLTVVIVVFLLPFTPDDLLAWAIGLSPLPLIPAFAVSTLARLIHVWIANAIGAYLRSGELFWLAVAALLSVGALLLAWRIAWMARFSPLEIYREDAS from the coding sequence GTGATTCGCGCGGCCGTTTTGCTAACGCTCCTGGGCGCTGGCCTCCTCGCCTTTCCTTACCTGTGGCCGTTTCTAACGGAGCGGGAGCGCATCGAGTCATGGCTGGCCACCCATCGGGCGGCTGGTGCGATCGCGCTGGTCGTGTTGAACGCGATCCAGGTGGTCATCGCCCCGCTTCCCGGCGCCTTGCTGGGATGGATCAGTGGCTACTGGTTCGGGCCGTGGTGGGGTTCTTTGCTCACATGGCTGGGAGTGAGCCTGGGCAACGGCGTCGCGATGGTGCTGGCTCGTGTCCTGGGCCGCCCCCTTCTGATCGCCTTCCTTCCCCGGGAGCGCCTGGCCCGGATGGAACGCTTAATCCAGCGCTATGGGCTGACCGTGGTGATCGTGGTCTTCCTGCTGCCGTTCACCCCGGATGACCTCCTCGCCTGGGCGATCGGCCTTTCACCCCTTCCTCTGATCCCCGCTTTCGCCGTGAGCACGCTGGCCCGCCTGATCCACGTGTGGATCGCCAACGCCATAGGAGCCTATTTGCGCTCCGGGGAGCTCTTCTGGCTGGCGGTGGCTGCCCTCCTCAGCGTCGGTGCCCTCCTCCTGGCCTGGCGCATCGCCTGGATGGCTCGCTTTTCTCCGCTCGAGATCTATCGAGAGGATGCATCGTAA
- the mdh gene encoding malate dehydrogenase, translating to MRPKITIVGAGNVGATTAHWLAERELGDIVLVDIPQTEGMPKGKALDLMQAGPIVGYNTRLIGTTDYEPTANSDIVVITAGVPRKPGMSREDLVNVNANIIRDVISKAVPLSPNAIYIVVTNPLDTMTYLAYKLSGLPRERVIGQAGILDSARMRTFIAMELDVSVENVQAMVLGGHGDEMVPMVRFTTVAGIPISMLLPKEKIDAIVDRTRKGGGEIVSLLKTGSAYYAPSAAVAQMVEAILKDQKLIVPCSVYLQGEYGLHDICFGVPVKLGRKGVEQIIELPLNDEERAMLERSVQLIRNTMAALQPA from the coding sequence ATGCGTCCTAAGATCACGATCGTGGGTGCGGGGAACGTGGGCGCCACGACGGCCCACTGGCTGGCCGAGCGGGAGCTCGGCGATATCGTGCTGGTGGATATCCCTCAGACCGAAGGCATGCCGAAGGGAAAGGCCCTGGACCTCATGCAGGCCGGCCCCATCGTCGGCTACAACACCCGCCTCATCGGGACCACGGACTACGAGCCGACGGCGAACTCCGACATCGTGGTCATCACCGCCGGTGTTCCCCGCAAACCCGGGATGAGCCGGGAGGACCTGGTTAACGTCAACGCCAACATCATCCGGGATGTGATCAGCAAAGCGGTCCCTCTCTCCCCGAACGCGATCTACATCGTGGTGACCAACCCGCTGGACACCATGACCTACCTGGCCTATAAGCTCTCCGGCCTCCCCCGGGAGCGGGTGATCGGGCAGGCCGGGATCCTGGACAGCGCCCGCATGCGGACCTTCATCGCCATGGAGCTGGATGTATCCGTGGAGAACGTCCAGGCCATGGTGCTGGGCGGGCATGGGGACGAGATGGTGCCGATGGTGCGCTTCACCACGGTGGCTGGCATCCCCATCTCCATGCTGTTGCCCAAGGAGAAGATCGACGCGATTGTGGACCGTACGCGCAAGGGCGGGGGAGAGATCGTCAGCCTCCTCAAGACGGGGAGCGCCTACTACGCCCCGAGCGCGGCCGTGGCCCAGATGGTGGAGGCCATCCTAAAGGATCAGAAGCTGATCGTCCCCTGTTCGGTTTACCTCCAGGGCGAGTATGGTCTCCACGATATCTGTTTCGGTGTCCCCGTGAAGCTCGGCCGCAAGGGCGTGGAGCAGATCATCGAGCTGCCGCTCAACGACGAGGAGCGGGCCATGCTGGAGCGCTCGGTTCAACTGATCCGCA